In one Myxococcota bacterium genomic region, the following are encoded:
- the fabZ gene encoding 3-hydroxyacyl-ACP dehydratase FabZ, giving the protein MEKGPLGRERILELLPHRYPMLMIDRVLEIGENYVRAEKVISSNEPALQGHFPGRPIFPGVLILEAMAQAAGIWAATNSPALREKLSVLAGIDGARFRRQVVPGDVLVLEARALAARSKLIKIEAKASVGGETVAEAVIMAAFVPKEGGEA; this is encoded by the coding sequence ATGGAGAAGGGACCCCTCGGCCGCGAGCGCATTCTCGAGCTGCTTCCGCACCGGTACCCGATGCTCATGATCGACCGCGTGCTCGAAATCGGCGAGAACTACGTGCGCGCCGAGAAGGTGATCTCTTCCAACGAGCCCGCGCTGCAGGGTCACTTTCCGGGCCGCCCGATCTTTCCGGGGGTGCTGATCCTCGAAGCCATGGCGCAGGCGGCGGGTATCTGGGCGGCGACCAACTCGCCCGCGCTGCGCGAGAAGCTCTCGGTGCTGGCGGGCATCGACGGCGCGCGCTTCCGCCGCCAGGTGGTGCCGGGCGACGTGCTCGTGCTCGAGGCGCGCGCGCTCGCGGCGCGCTCGAAGCTGATCAAGATCGAGGCCAAGGCGTCGGTCGGGGGAGAGACCGTCGCCGAGGCGGTGATCATGGCCGCGTTCGTTCCGAAGGAAGGGGGGGAGGCATGA
- the lpxA gene encoding acyl-ACP--UDP-N-acetylglucosamine O-acyltransferase translates to MKRIHPSAIVDPGAELADGVEIGPFCVVGPNVRLGEGVVLRSHAVVSGHTEVGRETHVFPFASLGEQPQDVKYKGEHTRLEIGARNMIREQASIHPGTALGGGTTRLGDDNMIMINAHVGHDCMIGSHVIVANNVMLAGHVVIEDYAYLAGGAAIQQRVRVGESVMVAALSGLTQDAAPFTLVNGWPARVIKMNRVNLERRGLAAERIEDVERAFRIIFRDGLRAHEAYAKVRAELPSSPEAERMVAFLEKSEHGFARRR, encoded by the coding sequence ATGAAACGGATCCATCCGTCGGCGATCGTCGATCCCGGCGCGGAGCTCGCGGACGGCGTCGAGATCGGGCCGTTCTGCGTGGTCGGGCCCAACGTGCGGCTCGGCGAGGGCGTGGTGCTCCGCTCGCACGCCGTGGTCTCGGGTCACACCGAGGTCGGCCGCGAGACGCACGTGTTCCCCTTCGCGAGCCTGGGCGAGCAGCCGCAGGACGTGAAGTACAAGGGCGAGCACACGCGGCTCGAGATCGGCGCCCGCAACATGATCCGCGAGCAGGCGTCGATCCATCCCGGCACGGCGCTGGGCGGCGGCACGACGCGCCTGGGCGACGACAACATGATCATGATCAACGCCCACGTGGGTCACGACTGCATGATCGGCAGTCACGTGATCGTCGCCAACAACGTCATGCTCGCGGGTCACGTGGTGATCGAAGACTACGCATATCTCGCGGGCGGAGCCGCGATCCAGCAGCGCGTGCGCGTGGGTGAGTCGGTGATGGTGGCCGCGCTCTCCGGCCTCACCCAGGACGCCGCGCCCTTCACGCTGGTCAACGGCTGGCCGGCGCGCGTGATCAAGATGAACCGCGTCAACCTCGAGCGGCGCGGCCTGGCCGCGGAGCGCATCGAGGACGTGGAGCGCGCGTTCCGCATCATCTTCCGCGACGGGCTGCGCGCGCACGAGGCCTACGCCAAGGTGCGCGCCGAGCTGCCGAGCTCGCCCGAGGCGGAGCGCATGGTCGCGTTCCTCGAGAAGTCGGAGCACGGTTTCGCGCGGCGCCGCTGA
- a CDS encoding Gfo/Idh/MocA family oxidoreductase, with amino-acid sequence MPTRSSLPRIAVVGVGHMGRFHVEKLAQLAGEGVIELAGVCDRDAARAAEVAQKFGTRVIGSVAEIARQADAAIVAVHTSEHARVAEELLESGVDCLVEKPIATTRAEARRLVDTARARGRILQVGHIERFSRAFRAIRPALGRPRFVEAHRIGPYPARATDVSVVLDLMIHDLDIVAELAGGEAERVEAVGVPVLSKTEDIANARLRLVGGCVVNLTASRVSLERLRKVRLFQSDAYVSLDLGENKITLVRREGVPGEGEAPRIVVEKLEFDAADALLLQDRAFAECVRTRAEPEVSGADGVRALELALRIQEAIEPIEAGG; translated from the coding sequence GTGCCCACGCGGTCATCGCTCCCGCGCATCGCGGTCGTCGGTGTGGGTCACATGGGCCGCTTCCACGTCGAGAAGCTCGCGCAGCTGGCGGGCGAGGGCGTGATCGAGCTCGCGGGAGTGTGCGACCGCGACGCGGCTCGCGCCGCCGAGGTGGCGCAGAAGTTCGGCACGCGCGTGATCGGCAGCGTGGCCGAGATCGCCCGGCAGGCCGACGCCGCGATCGTGGCCGTGCACACCTCCGAGCACGCGCGCGTCGCGGAGGAGCTGCTCGAGTCCGGCGTCGACTGTCTGGTCGAGAAGCCGATCGCGACCACGCGCGCCGAGGCGCGCCGGCTGGTCGACACGGCGCGTGCGCGCGGGCGCATCCTGCAGGTGGGTCACATCGAGCGCTTCTCGCGCGCGTTCCGCGCCATTCGCCCCGCGCTCGGCCGGCCGCGCTTCGTGGAGGCGCACCGCATCGGGCCCTACCCGGCGCGCGCCACCGACGTGTCGGTCGTGCTCGACCTCATGATCCACGACCTCGACATCGTGGCCGAGCTCGCGGGGGGCGAGGCCGAGCGGGTCGAGGCGGTCGGCGTGCCGGTGTTGTCGAAGACGGAAGACATCGCGAACGCGCGGCTGCGGCTCGTGGGCGGATGCGTCGTGAACCTCACCGCCAGCCGCGTGTCACTCGAGCGGCTGCGCAAGGTGCGGCTGTTCCAGTCCGACGCCTACGTATCGCTCGACCTGGGCGAGAACAAGATCACGCTGGTGCGTCGCGAGGGCGTGCCGGGCGAAGGCGAGGCGCCGCGCATCGTGGTCGAGAAGCTCGAGTTCGACGCCGCCGACGCGCTGCTCTTGCAGGACCGCGCGTTCGCCGAGTGCGTGCGCACGCGCGCCGAGCCCGAGGTGAGTGGCGCCGACGGCGTGCGCGCGCTCGAGCTCGCGCTGCGCATCCAGGAGGCGATCGAGCCGATCGAGGCCGGCGGGTGA
- the lpxI gene encoding UDP-2,3-diacylglucosamine diphosphatase LpxI (LpxI, functionally equivalent to LpxH, replaces it in LPS biosynthesis in a minority of bacteria.) has product MAVLGLIAGSGPLPFEVARAARERGLGLAIAAIEDNADPAIESESSDSFAWLNAGELGKLIEFLRGAGSREVILAGAVSKRALLSDPRRLRPDARALALLGKLAARGDDAILRAVADELAAEGLPVVESTRYLGSRMTARGLWCGAPLDERLRADLALGLRVVASLGEHDVGQACVVRQGTVLAVEALEGTDRMLRRAAEFGAGAVLVKAAKREQDMRFDVPVIGPGTIAVASECRLRAIGLEAARTLVLEPEKTRAAAERAGISIVGLGPEDA; this is encoded by the coding sequence ATGGCGGTGCTCGGGCTGATCGCGGGCAGCGGGCCGCTACCCTTCGAGGTCGCGCGCGCGGCGCGCGAGCGCGGGCTCGGCCTGGCGATCGCGGCCATCGAGGACAACGCCGACCCCGCGATCGAGTCCGAGTCGAGTGACTCGTTCGCCTGGCTGAACGCGGGCGAGCTGGGCAAGCTGATCGAGTTCCTGCGCGGGGCGGGCTCGCGCGAGGTGATCCTGGCGGGCGCGGTGAGCAAGCGGGCGCTGCTCTCGGACCCGCGCCGGCTGCGGCCCGACGCGCGGGCGCTGGCGCTCTTGGGCAAGCTGGCCGCGCGCGGCGACGACGCGATTCTGCGCGCGGTGGCCGACGAGCTCGCGGCCGAGGGCCTGCCCGTGGTGGAGTCGACGCGCTATCTCGGCAGCCGCATGACTGCGCGCGGCTTGTGGTGCGGCGCGCCGCTCGACGAGAGGCTGCGCGCCGACCTGGCGCTTGGCCTGCGCGTGGTGGCGAGCCTGGGCGAGCACGACGTGGGCCAGGCCTGCGTGGTGCGGCAGGGCACCGTGCTCGCGGTCGAGGCGCTCGAGGGCACCGACCGCATGCTGCGGCGCGCCGCCGAGTTCGGCGCCGGCGCGGTGCTGGTGAAGGCCGCCAAGCGCGAGCAGGACATGCGCTTCGACGTGCCGGTGATCGGGCCCGGCACGATCGCGGTGGCGAGTGAGTGCCGGCTGCGCGCGATCGGTCTCGAAGCCGCGCGCACGCTCGTGCTCGAGCCCGAGAAGACCCGCGCCGCCGCCGAGCGCGCGGGCATCTCGATCGTCGGGCTCGGACCCGAGGACGCCTAG
- a CDS encoding glycosyltransferase N-terminal domain-containing protein, producing the protein MIFAYDLLLLPLALLAAPFLVVAALFGAFGPLGSVLERLRPLPRMPAGTVWVHAASVGEVEAAAPLVARLVERGLPVIVTAVTVTGRSRLRNVLPRVRTRIAPLDLPGLVHLSLARARVSVLVLIETELWPNLISAAAARGVRVIVAGGRISDRSFPRYRLFAPFFAPLLAKLHAVGARAELDRARFVALGAPDARASVVGDLKLDRPRAPEPSEALRDSLGRGPFLIGGSTHPGEEEALVSAWQRLRATRAPELRLVLAPRHPERVPEVAHTVRRAGARVGLRTQGAADADVVIVDSVGELASLYHLADLVFVGGSLAPIGGHNLIEPVQAARVVVHGPNVQNQRTQVALLGPFGVLHAIENAAELERVLRELWADPERNAPAREAAKRLEEHRGATDRVLALVTEARG; encoded by the coding sequence GTGATCTTCGCCTACGACCTGCTCCTTTTGCCGCTCGCGCTGCTGGCGGCGCCGTTCCTCGTGGTCGCGGCGCTGTTCGGCGCGTTCGGGCCGCTGGGCTCGGTGCTCGAGAGACTGCGCCCGCTGCCGCGCATGCCGGCCGGCACGGTGTGGGTGCACGCCGCGAGCGTGGGCGAGGTCGAGGCGGCGGCGCCGCTGGTCGCGCGGCTGGTCGAGCGCGGCCTGCCCGTGATCGTCACGGCAGTCACGGTGACCGGGCGCAGCCGGCTGCGCAACGTGCTGCCGCGCGTGCGCACGCGCATCGCCCCGCTCGACCTGCCCGGGCTCGTGCACCTCTCGCTGGCGCGCGCGCGTGTCTCGGTGCTGGTGCTGATCGAGACCGAGCTGTGGCCGAACCTGATCTCGGCGGCCGCGGCACGCGGCGTGCGCGTGATCGTGGCCGGCGGGCGCATCTCGGACCGGAGCTTCCCGCGCTACCGGCTGTTCGCGCCCTTCTTCGCGCCGCTGCTCGCGAAGCTCCACGCGGTGGGCGCGCGCGCCGAGCTCGACCGGGCGCGCTTCGTGGCGCTGGGCGCGCCCGACGCGCGCGCATCGGTGGTGGGCGACCTGAAGCTCGACCGTCCGCGCGCGCCCGAACCGAGCGAGGCGCTGCGCGACTCACTGGGCCGCGGCCCGTTCCTGATCGGCGGCAGCACCCACCCGGGCGAGGAGGAGGCGCTGGTCTCGGCCTGGCAGCGGCTGCGCGCCACGCGCGCGCCCGAGCTGCGGCTGGTGCTCGCACCGCGTCACCCCGAGCGCGTGCCCGAGGTCGCCCACACCGTGCGGCGCGCCGGCGCGCGCGTCGGCCTGCGCACGCAGGGCGCCGCCGACGCCGACGTGGTGATCGTGGACAGCGTGGGCGAGCTCGCGAGTCTCTACCACCTGGCCGACCTGGTGTTCGTGGGCGGGAGTCTCGCGCCGATCGGCGGTCACAACCTGATCGAGCCCGTGCAAGCGGCGCGCGTGGTGGTGCACGGTCCGAACGTGCAGAACCAGCGCACGCAGGTCGCGCTGCTGGGCCCGTTCGGCGTGCTGCACGCGATCGAGAACGCGGCCGAGCTCGAGCGCGTGCTGCGCGAGCTGTGGGCCGACCCCGAGCGCAACGCGCCCGCGCGCGAGGCCGCGAAGCGCCTCGAGGAGCACCGCGGCGCCACCGACCGCGTGCTGGCGCTCGTGACCGAGGCGAGGGGCTGA
- the bamA gene encoding outer membrane protein assembly factor BamA → MTRCRVAALGFFCLCAALTARAQQPAPADLAAPAEAPQQEAPIPPGFRGVVVSDIQVAGNRRIEADAVKAVIGTKVGDKITQSRLAEDVRRIYGLGFFHNVRVDIDRAPGGGALVTYQVEENPVIRQVSISGNQNIGSDDIKQKLTITVGSTVDYPLLMENKQRIEAQYQAKGYYQAKVDYTLEPQGEGSVGVNFDVVEGKKLKLREIDFRGNKALSDRQLRGAMQTKVWTLTSWVTQMWDNSGLYAEPLFYQDLDKIQRLYMDQGYIRVQLGEPDVQVSDEGIKVAVDISEGPQFHVGTVDVLGDETMDRDQLLSLLEQRQGDVFSRSKLTADVDRLRSFYGDRGFYDAAVNPITQVDPEKLTVATNFEVKKGELYFVDGIDLHGNTRTKDTVVRRELTIAEGDMYSTAAVAMSKMRVQRLGYFEEVDIGAKPSDEPHRVAMNVDVVEKPTGSFSFGAGFGSVDGFIISGSVRQDNLFGTGRSLSAGVDLGSINKNFYLRFIEPYVFGTQASLAVTGQSAASQYVDFEEKLTGASVNLSYPLDESYTYASGGYAFSGRKVTGFESVQAASLLQREEFQGLTTTSLVTFSLRRDTRDDLRFPKNGSVSGIAVEFAGLGGFSQFLRAEARTTQFYPLKRWLGFDSTFVFNSRIGYVLPFNNISDFSLPGCGQSDCTSLETVPQVKFLQDIDTDLKLPLTERYFLGGIGAFEVRGFKQRSLGPRRTILSQFRQGNALLFTPFGRETKTGQTTPQGQCKPGNVCNDITDQDISDFENLKATDVIGGNSMMLINLEFDFPISEELGLSGIVFLDMGNAFAENEFINPVDFRFGTGAGIQWFSPFGPIMVILGFPLDKLTDEQGSVFEFSLGGQQY, encoded by the coding sequence GTGACACGATGCCGTGTCGCTGCGCTGGGCTTTTTCTGTCTCTGCGCCGCACTCACTGCGCGCGCGCAGCAGCCGGCGCCCGCGGACCTGGCGGCCCCGGCCGAGGCCCCGCAGCAGGAGGCGCCGATCCCGCCCGGCTTCCGCGGCGTGGTCGTCTCCGACATCCAGGTGGCCGGCAACCGGCGCATCGAGGCCGACGCGGTGAAGGCCGTGATCGGCACCAAGGTCGGCGACAAGATCACGCAGTCGCGCCTGGCCGAGGACGTGAGGCGCATCTACGGGCTGGGTTTCTTCCACAACGTGCGCGTCGACATCGACCGCGCGCCGGGCGGCGGCGCGCTCGTGACCTACCAGGTCGAAGAGAACCCGGTCATCCGGCAGGTGAGTATCTCGGGGAACCAGAACATCGGCTCCGACGACATCAAGCAGAAGCTCACGATCACCGTCGGCTCGACCGTCGACTACCCGCTGTTGATGGAGAACAAGCAGCGTATCGAGGCCCAGTACCAGGCCAAGGGCTACTACCAGGCCAAGGTCGACTACACGCTGGAGCCGCAGGGCGAGGGCTCGGTGGGCGTGAACTTCGACGTGGTCGAGGGCAAGAAGCTCAAGCTCCGCGAGATCGACTTCCGCGGCAACAAGGCGCTCTCCGACCGCCAGCTGCGCGGCGCGATGCAGACCAAGGTCTGGACGCTCACCTCCTGGGTGACTCAGATGTGGGACAACTCGGGTCTGTACGCCGAGCCGCTGTTCTACCAGGACCTCGACAAGATCCAGCGCCTGTACATGGACCAGGGCTACATCCGCGTGCAGCTCGGCGAGCCCGACGTGCAGGTCAGCGACGAGGGCATCAAGGTCGCGGTCGACATCAGCGAGGGCCCGCAGTTCCACGTGGGCACGGTCGACGTGCTGGGTGACGAGACCATGGATCGCGACCAGCTGCTCTCGCTGCTCGAGCAGAGACAGGGCGACGTGTTCAGCCGCTCCAAGCTCACCGCCGACGTCGACCGGCTGCGCAGCTTCTACGGCGACCGGGGCTTCTACGACGCCGCGGTGAATCCGATCACGCAGGTCGACCCGGAGAAGCTCACCGTCGCGACCAACTTCGAGGTCAAGAAGGGCGAGCTGTACTTCGTCGACGGCATCGACCTGCACGGCAACACGCGCACCAAAGACACCGTCGTGCGCCGCGAGCTGACCATCGCCGAGGGCGACATGTACTCCACCGCCGCGGTCGCGATGAGCAAGATGCGCGTGCAGCGGCTGGGTTACTTCGAGGAAGTGGACATCGGGGCCAAGCCCTCCGATGAGCCGCACCGCGTGGCGATGAACGTCGACGTGGTCGAGAAGCCGACGGGCAGCTTCAGCTTCGGTGCCGGCTTCGGCTCGGTCGACGGCTTCATCATCTCGGGCTCGGTGCGCCAGGACAACCTGTTCGGCACCGGCCGCTCGCTGTCGGCGGGCGTCGACCTGGGCTCGATCAACAAGAACTTCTACCTGCGCTTCATCGAGCCCTACGTGTTCGGCACGCAGGCCAGCCTGGCAGTCACCGGACAGAGCGCGGCCAGTCAGTACGTCGATTTCGAGGAGAAGCTCACCGGCGCCAGCGTGAACCTGTCGTACCCGCTCGACGAGTCGTACACCTACGCGTCGGGCGGCTACGCCTTCTCGGGCCGCAAGGTCACCGGCTTCGAGTCGGTGCAGGCCGCGTCGCTCCTGCAGCGCGAGGAGTTCCAGGGCCTCACCACCACGTCGCTCGTGACCTTCTCGCTGCGGCGCGACACGCGCGACGACCTGCGCTTCCCGAAGAACGGCAGTGTCTCGGGCATCGCGGTCGAGTTCGCGGGGCTGGGTGGGTTCTCGCAGTTCCTGCGCGCCGAGGCGCGCACCACGCAGTTCTACCCGCTGAAGCGCTGGCTCGGCTTCGACTCCACGTTCGTGTTCAACTCGCGCATCGGCTACGTGCTGCCGTTCAACAACATCTCGGACTTCAGCCTGCCGGGCTGCGGTCAGTCGGACTGCACGAGCCTCGAGACGGTGCCGCAGGTGAAGTTCCTGCAGGACATCGACACGGACCTGAAGCTCCCGCTCACCGAGCGCTACTTCCTGGGCGGCATCGGCGCGTTCGAGGTGCGCGGCTTCAAGCAGCGCTCGCTCGGGCCGCGGCGCACGATCCTGTCCCAGTTCCGCCAGGGCAATGCGCTCTTGTTCACGCCGTTCGGGCGCGAGACCAAGACCGGACAGACCACGCCCCAGGGTCAGTGCAAGCCGGGCAACGTGTGCAACGACATCACCGATCAGGACATCTCGGACTTCGAGAACCTGAAAGCCACCGACGTGATCGGCGGCAACTCGATGATGCTGATCAACCTGGAGTTCGATTTCCCCATCTCGGAAGAGCTGGGTCTGTCCGGGATCGTCTTTCTCGACATGGGCAACGCGTTCGCCGAAAACGAGTTCATCAACCCGGTGGACTTCCGCTTCGGCACCGGGGCCGGCATTCAATGGTTCAGCCCGTTCGGCCCGATCATGGTGATTCTGGGCTTCCCGCTGGACAAGCTGACCGACGAGCAGGGCTCGGTGTTCGAGTTTTCCCTCGGCGGGCAGCAGTACTGA
- a CDS encoding ABC transporter ATP-binding protein produces MSELEAVGVVKRFQLGDSTIEVLNGVSLLLRPGESLAVLGVSGAGKSTLLHVLGGLERPSAGEVRFGGKDLYALPQDEVAAFRNRQLGFVFQSHHLLPEFDALENVMMPCMLGGMSRRESREKARAMLDAVGLSHRLAHNPGKLSGGERQRVAIARALVLDPAVVLADEPTGNLDPHTADDVVDLFLKLNAQARTALVLVTHNEKLANRLAKKRYLVEGRLES; encoded by the coding sequence ATGAGTGAGCTCGAAGCCGTCGGCGTGGTGAAGCGCTTCCAGCTCGGCGACAGCACGATCGAGGTGCTGAACGGCGTGAGTCTCCTGCTACGGCCCGGCGAGTCACTCGCCGTGCTCGGCGTGTCCGGCGCCGGCAAGTCGACGCTGTTGCACGTGCTGGGCGGGCTCGAACGCCCGAGCGCCGGCGAGGTGCGCTTCGGCGGCAAGGACCTGTACGCGCTGCCGCAGGACGAAGTGGCCGCCTTCCGCAACCGCCAGCTCGGCTTCGTGTTCCAGTCACACCACCTGCTGCCCGAGTTCGACGCGCTCGAGAACGTGATGATGCCCTGCATGCTGGGCGGCATGTCCCGGCGCGAGTCGCGCGAGAAGGCGCGCGCCATGCTCGACGCCGTGGGTCTGTCGCACCGGCTGGCGCACAACCCCGGCAAGCTCTCCGGCGGCGAGCGCCAGCGCGTGGCGATCGCGCGCGCGCTCGTGCTCGATCCCGCGGTCGTGCTGGCCGACGAGCCCACCGGCAACCTGGACCCCCACACGGCCGACGACGTGGTCGATCTGTTCCTGAAATTGAACGCCCAGGCACGGACCGCCCTCGTGCTCGTCACCCACAACGAAAAGCTCGCGAACCGCCTGGCCAAGAAGCGTTACCTGGTCGAGGGCAGGCTCGAGTCTTAG
- the lpxB gene encoding lipid-A-disaccharide synthase produces MKLFLSTADASGDLHAAALVEALRKRVPELDAFGLGGASLEAAGFRPLVAQSEIAIAGLVEVLGAAPRVAGAYTRLRRALTGGKPELAVFVDSPDLNLPLASVAKRHGVPVLYYVAPQVWAWRAGRVRKLARRTDQMAVIFPFEEPFLRAAGIRAEFVGHPLIDRLAPLAHERDRSELARSLGLDPAQPIVGLLPGSRHNEVERNWPLMRESLELLRGALPGLQALLIVAPTLSAESFGAPDWLRVVRGRSHEAMAASTCLVSAAGTATIEAAILGVPLVVAHRTSPLTFELARRLATVSSSCMVNLVAGEGIVPERIQGQARPAAIAALVSRLLHDAGARAEMKRGLARAVAKLGPPGAAERVADLALGLVKRA; encoded by the coding sequence GTGAAGCTGTTCCTCTCCACCGCCGACGCCTCGGGTGACTTGCACGCCGCCGCGCTGGTCGAGGCGCTGCGCAAGCGCGTCCCCGAGCTCGACGCCTTCGGCCTGGGCGGGGCGTCGCTCGAGGCGGCGGGCTTCCGGCCCCTGGTCGCGCAGTCCGAGATCGCGATCGCGGGCCTGGTCGAGGTGCTGGGCGCGGCGCCGCGCGTGGCCGGGGCCTACACGCGGCTGCGGCGGGCACTCACGGGCGGGAAGCCCGAGCTCGCGGTGTTCGTCGACTCACCCGACCTGAACCTGCCGCTCGCCTCGGTCGCCAAGCGCCACGGCGTGCCCGTGCTGTACTACGTGGCGCCGCAGGTCTGGGCCTGGCGGGCCGGGCGCGTGCGCAAGCTCGCGCGCCGCACCGACCAGATGGCGGTGATCTTCCCCTTCGAGGAGCCGTTCCTGCGCGCCGCGGGCATCCGGGCCGAGTTCGTGGGTCACCCGCTGATCGACCGCCTGGCGCCGCTGGCGCACGAGCGCGACCGCTCCGAGCTCGCGCGCTCGCTCGGGCTCGACCCGGCGCAGCCGATCGTGGGTCTCTTGCCGGGCAGCCGGCACAACGAGGTCGAGCGCAACTGGCCGCTCATGCGCGAGTCACTCGAGCTGCTGCGCGGCGCGCTGCCCGGGCTGCAGGCGCTGCTGATCGTCGCGCCCACGCTCTCCGCCGAGTCGTTCGGCGCGCCGGACTGGCTGCGCGTGGTGCGCGGCCGCTCGCACGAGGCGATGGCGGCGTCGACCTGTCTCGTGTCCGCGGCAGGCACCGCCACGATCGAGGCGGCGATCCTGGGCGTGCCGCTGGTGGTCGCGCACCGCACGAGCCCGCTCACCTTCGAGCTGGCCCGGCGGCTCGCGACCGTGTCGTCGAGCTGCATGGTGAATCTGGTGGCGGGCGAGGGCATCGTGCCCGAACGCATCCAGGGCCAGGCGCGTCCCGCGGCGATCGCCGCGCTGGTGTCCCGGCTGCTGCACGACGCCGGCGCGCGCGCGGAGATGAAGCGCGGCCTGGCGCGCGCGGTCGCGAAGCTCGGCCCGCCCGGCGCCGCAGAGCGGGTGGCGGACCTGGCGCTCGGGCTGGTGAAGCGGGCGTGA
- a CDS encoding OmpH family outer membrane protein, which produces MQLCTRNAGLRLGLALALFIPALPAAADFKLALVDRQRALISSDRGKEAEKTLTQLQEKKKKEIEPRSNQCKKIQEDTESQKFVMSDDALQEKTIEFQRCTRDLDRDVQAAKDELVVQQQKLLSPIAKRLEEIVTSIGKEKQFDLILDRSTPGVLFAPDALDVTDLVIKKLNEK; this is translated from the coding sequence ATGCAGCTCTGCACCCGAAACGCCGGCCTCCGGCTCGGCCTGGCGCTCGCCCTCTTCATCCCGGCCCTTCCGGCCGCGGCCGATTTCAAGCTGGCGCTCGTCGATCGCCAGCGCGCGCTGATCTCGAGCGACCGGGGGAAGGAGGCCGAGAAGACCCTGACCCAGCTCCAGGAGAAGAAGAAGAAGGAGATCGAGCCGCGCTCGAACCAGTGCAAGAAGATCCAGGAGGACACCGAGTCGCAGAAGTTCGTGATGTCGGACGACGCCCTCCAGGAGAAGACCATCGAGTTCCAGCGCTGCACGCGCGACCTCGACCGCGACGTCCAGGCCGCGAAGGACGAGCTGGTGGTGCAGCAGCAGAAGCTGCTCTCGCCGATCGCGAAGCGGCTCGAGGAGATCGTGACCTCGATCGGCAAGGAGAAGCAGTTCGACCTGATCCTCGACCGCTCCACGCCCGGCGTGCTGTTCGCACCCGACGCGCTCGACGTGACCGACCTCGTGATCAAGAAGCTGAACGAGAAGTGA